One Aphidius gifuensis isolate YNYX2018 linkage group LG5, ASM1490517v1, whole genome shotgun sequence genomic region harbors:
- the LOC122857978 gene encoding abscission/NoCut checkpoint regulator isoform X2, translating to MSKQTSPNDSSSSSTSLPSPGDFNTPMAPIDIEKKMNQLENPTKPPITIYEQGHWDKLKNGLDPEDQAIVDRLRKLKEDNIQKIIPSTTEDIRRRLALLKDQNPDYIPPTNIYQVDSRTDEQKAEDLMRQYMEQLALSSTPSTSTSDIEQRLNSLKGIDATKSTNIPEDIDEEEVTKNIIKKALAEAELEKKFQDDDSLEEMEIEPSEIYSDDEVECATCDKKIDLVKCTGCPHDLYCRSCFEENHDDFEMKKHKAIPLTSRH from the exons ATGTCAAAACAAACAAGTCcaaatgattcatcatcatcatctacaaGTTTACCATCACCTGGAGATTTTAATACTCCAATGGCACCAattgacattgaaaaaaa AATGAATCAACTGGAAAATCCAACAAAGCCTCCAATAACAATTTACGAACAAGGACACtgggataaattaaaaaatggtttAGATCCAGAAGACCAGGCGATTGTTGACAGActgagaaaattaaaagaagataatatacaaaaaattattccatcAACAACTGAAGATATTCGTAGACGTTTAGCATTATTAAAAGATCAAAATCCAGATTACATTCCTCCAACAAAC aTTTATCAAGTTGACAGTAGAACAGATGAACAAAAAGCTGAAGATTTAATGCGTCAATATATGGAACAGTTGGCCCTATCATcaacaccatcaacatcaacaagtgATATTGAACAACGACTAAATTCTTTAAAAGGAATTGATGctacaaaatcaacaaatatacctgaagatattgatgaagaggaagtaacaaaaaatataattaaaaaagctcTTGCTGAAGCtgagcttgaaaaaaaatttcaagatgaTGATTCCCTCGAAGAGATGGAGATAGAA CCATCAGAAATTTACTCAGACGATGAAGTTGAATGTGCAAcgtgtgataaaaaaattgacttggTCAAGTGTACCGGTTGTCCACATGATTTATATTGTAGATCATGCTTTGAAGAAAATCACGAtgattttgaaatgaaaaaacataaagCAATTCCTTTAACATCaagacattaa
- the LOC122857978 gene encoding abscission/NoCut checkpoint regulator isoform X1: MSCNSCQSTFSFFTRENACPNCGFSFCSKCLKYKCKLPNDDVKKVCGPCHNKLMSKQTSPNDSSSSSTSLPSPGDFNTPMAPIDIEKKMNQLENPTKPPITIYEQGHWDKLKNGLDPEDQAIVDRLRKLKEDNIQKIIPSTTEDIRRRLALLKDQNPDYIPPTNIYQVDSRTDEQKAEDLMRQYMEQLALSSTPSTSTSDIEQRLNSLKGIDATKSTNIPEDIDEEEVTKNIIKKALAEAELEKKFQDDDSLEEMEIEPSEIYSDDEVECATCDKKIDLVKCTGCPHDLYCRSCFEENHDDFEMKKHKAIPLTSRH, encoded by the exons atgtcTTGCAATTCATGTCAGtcaacattttctttttttacaagaGAG AATGCCTGTCCCAATTGTGGATTTTCATTTTGCAGTAAATGTTTGAAATACAAGTGTAAATTGCCAAATGATGATGTGAAAAAAGTCTGTGGACCTTGTCATAACAAACTCATGTCAAAACAAACAAGTCcaaatgattcatcatcatcatctacaaGTTTACCATCACCTGGAGATTTTAATACTCCAATGGCACCAattgacattgaaaaaaa AATGAATCAACTGGAAAATCCAACAAAGCCTCCAATAACAATTTACGAACAAGGACACtgggataaattaaaaaatggtttAGATCCAGAAGACCAGGCGATTGTTGACAGActgagaaaattaaaagaagataatatacaaaaaattattccatcAACAACTGAAGATATTCGTAGACGTTTAGCATTATTAAAAGATCAAAATCCAGATTACATTCCTCCAACAAAC aTTTATCAAGTTGACAGTAGAACAGATGAACAAAAAGCTGAAGATTTAATGCGTCAATATATGGAACAGTTGGCCCTATCATcaacaccatcaacatcaacaagtgATATTGAACAACGACTAAATTCTTTAAAAGGAATTGATGctacaaaatcaacaaatatacctgaagatattgatgaagaggaagtaacaaaaaatataattaaaaaagctcTTGCTGAAGCtgagcttgaaaaaaaatttcaagatgaTGATTCCCTCGAAGAGATGGAGATAGAA CCATCAGAAATTTACTCAGACGATGAAGTTGAATGTGCAAcgtgtgataaaaaaattgacttggTCAAGTGTACCGGTTGTCCACATGATTTATATTGTAGATCATGCTTTGAAGAAAATCACGAtgattttgaaatgaaaaaacataaagCAATTCCTTTAACATCaagacattaa